One window of Quercus robur chromosome 5, dhQueRobu3.1, whole genome shotgun sequence genomic DNA carries:
- the LOC126727038 gene encoding auxin-induced in root cultures protein 12-like isoform X2, translating to MSRHVMLGMRVAAVVVLGLVVSPGESLTCTSQKFTDKVYANCTDLPYLGAYLYWNYNASSATLSIAFLANPPQADGWVSWAINPSSTGMVGSQALLAYRPNSSIPTVKTYNISSYNFSSSGTKLSYDVSDISSWFSDSTIMIFATWRLPEKTEKVNHVWQVGPVSQGVPGPHLLKRDNHLSTGVLQLLPSSGSTDQNGTFPPTPAPAPQSKWNISTATVVESSLENFFSVSYLFYLLLYGVKSYMPNMGFSVIYDKVPLISKV from the exons atgAGTAGGCATGTGATGTTGGGGATGCGGGTGGCGGCAGTGGTGGTGCTAGGTTTGGTAGTCTCACCTGGTGAGTCACTGACCTGCACATCACAGAAATTCACAGACAAGGTTTACGCCAACTGCACCGATCTTCCATACCTGGGTGCCTATCTATACTGGAATTACAATGCCTCCAGTGCCACACTGTCGATAGCCTTCCTGGCCAATCCACCCCAAGCCGATGGCTGGGTGTCGTGGGCCATCAATCCCTCATCCACCGGGATGGTTGGGTCCCAGGCCCTGCTGGCCTACAGACCCAACAGCTCCATCCCGACCGTGAAAACCTACAACATCAGTTCCTACAACTTCTCGTCGTCCGGGACCAAGCTGTCGTACGATGTGTCGGACATCAGCTCCTGGTTTTCCGACTCGACTATCATGATCTTCGCCACATGGAGGCTCCCGGAGAAGACTGAGAAGGTGAACCATGTTTGGCAAGTGGGTCCCGTTAGTCAAGGAGTCCCTGGGCCCCACTTATTAAAACGTGATAATCATCTATCCACTGGGGTTCTACAACTTCTGCCGTCGTCGGGTTCTACAG aTCAAAACGGAACATTTCCACCAACACCAGCACCAGCACCACA aTCAAAATGGAACATTTCCACCGCTACA GTGGTTGAGTCTTCTCTTGAAAATTTCTTCAGTGTTTCTTATCTGTTCTACCTTTTGCTGTATGGGGTCAAAAGTTATATGCCAAATATGGGCTTTAGTGTTATTTATGATAAAGTACCActtatttcaaaagtttaa
- the LOC126727038 gene encoding auxin-induced in root cultures protein 12-like isoform X1: MSRHVMLGMRVAAVVVLGLVVSPGESLTCTSQKFTDKVYANCTDLPYLGAYLYWNYNASSATLSIAFLANPPQADGWVSWAINPSSTGMVGSQALLAYRPNSSIPTVKTYNISSYNFSSSGTKLSYDVSDISSWFSDSTIMIFATWRLPEKTEKVNHVWQVGPVSQGVPGPHLLKRDNHLSTGVLQLLPSSGSTDQNGTFPPTPAPAPQTGVGDFFSEISTQFVYHLLLASQYGFALQSISRLRSSKLLALFLFCRSKWNISTATVVESSLENFFSVSYLFYLLLYGVKSYMPNMGFSVIYDKVPLISKV, from the exons atgAGTAGGCATGTGATGTTGGGGATGCGGGTGGCGGCAGTGGTGGTGCTAGGTTTGGTAGTCTCACCTGGTGAGTCACTGACCTGCACATCACAGAAATTCACAGACAAGGTTTACGCCAACTGCACCGATCTTCCATACCTGGGTGCCTATCTATACTGGAATTACAATGCCTCCAGTGCCACACTGTCGATAGCCTTCCTGGCCAATCCACCCCAAGCCGATGGCTGGGTGTCGTGGGCCATCAATCCCTCATCCACCGGGATGGTTGGGTCCCAGGCCCTGCTGGCCTACAGACCCAACAGCTCCATCCCGACCGTGAAAACCTACAACATCAGTTCCTACAACTTCTCGTCGTCCGGGACCAAGCTGTCGTACGATGTGTCGGACATCAGCTCCTGGTTTTCCGACTCGACTATCATGATCTTCGCCACATGGAGGCTCCCGGAGAAGACTGAGAAGGTGAACCATGTTTGGCAAGTGGGTCCCGTTAGTCAAGGAGTCCCTGGGCCCCACTTATTAAAACGTGATAATCATCTATCCACTGGGGTTCTACAACTTCTGCCGTCGTCGGGTTCTACAG aTCAAAACGGAACATTTCCACCAACACCAGCACCAGCACCACA AACAGGTGTTGGAGATTTCTTCTCTGAGATATCTACTCAATTTGTGTATCATTTATTATTAGCAAGCCAATATGGTTTTGCTCTACAAAGCATCTCACGTCTGCGTAGTTCTAAACTTTtggctttatttttattttgcagaTCAAAATGGAACATTTCCACCGCTACA GTGGTTGAGTCTTCTCTTGAAAATTTCTTCAGTGTTTCTTATCTGTTCTACCTTTTGCTGTATGGGGTCAAAAGTTATATGCCAAATATGGGCTTTAGTGTTATTTATGATAAAGTACCActtatttcaaaagtttaa
- the LOC126727036 gene encoding chitin elicitor receptor kinase 1-like: MSIAAVAGASILAFCLYVGVYGRKKKKEEAVEISTLLAVSQHQYVQHRHGITMDKSVEFSYEELAKATDDFSLDNKIGQGGFGSVYYAELRGEKAAIKKMDMQASEEFISELKVLTNVHHLNLVRLLGYCVEGSFFLVYEYIENGNLSQHLHSSGRDPLPWSTRVKIALDSARGIEYIHENTVPVYIHRDIKSANILIDKNFQGKVADFGLTKLTEYGSASLYTRLVGTFGYMAPEYAQHGKISPKIDVYAFGVVLYELISGKEAIVKTDEYVPESMGLIALFEDVLSQPDPEEDLHKLVDPRLGDDYPFDSVQKLVQLAKACTQENPQLRPSMRSIVVALMSLSSSTEDWDFGSSYENPAVVHLMTGR, encoded by the exons ATGTCTATAGCAGCAGTTGCTGGAGCATCTATTTTGGCATTTTGTCTGTATGTGGGGGTATatggaaggaagaagaagaaggaggaggctGTGGAGATATCAACTCTCCTTGCAGTATCCCAACACCAGTACGTTCAACATAGACATG GTATTACCATGGACAAATCTGTTGAGTTCTCATATGAAGAGCTTGCAAAAGCCACTGATGACTTCAGCCTGGATAATAAGATTGGGCAAGGTGGCTTTGGATCTGTTTACTATGCAGAATTACGAGGAGAG AAAGCTGCAATTAAGAAGATGGATATGCAAGCATCTGAAGAATTTATTTCTGAACTGAAGGTTTTAACTAATGTTCATCACTTGAACCTG GTTCGCTTATTAGGATATTGCGTTGAGGGCTCCTTTTTCCTAGTTTATGAGTATATCGAGAATGGCAACTTAAGTCAACATCTGCACAGCTCAg GAAGGGATCCATTGCCATGGTCTACTAGAGTGAAAATTGCATTGGATTCTGCAAGAGGAATTGAATACATCCATGAGAATACCGTTCCAGTCTACATCCACCGTGATATTAAATCAGCAAATATACTGATAGACAAGAACTTCCAGGGAAAG GTTGCAGATTTTGGGCTAACAAAATTGACTGAATATGGAAGTGCTTCGCTGTACACACGTCTTGTGGGTACATTTGGATACATGGCTCCAGA ATATGCTCAACATGGTAAGATTTCCCCAAAGATAGATGTATATGCTTTTGGAGTTGTCCTCTATGAACTAATATCAGGCAAGGAAGCTATTGTCAAGACAGATGAATATGTTCCTGAATCAATGGGACTTATTGCTTTG TTTGAAGATGTACTTAGCCAGCCTGACCCAGAAGAAGATCTTCATAAACTTGTGGACCCTAGACTTGGTGATGATTACCCGTTTGACTCTGTCCAGAAG CTGGTCCAGCTTGCCAAAGCTTGTACACAAGAAAATCCTCAACTAAGGCCAAGCATGAGGTCTATAGTGGTTGCACTAATGTCGCTTTCATCTTCAACTGAGGATTGGGATTTTGGTTCTTCCTATGAAAATCCTGCTGTAGTCCATCTAATGACAGGAAGATAA
- the LOC126728698 gene encoding chitin elicitor receptor kinase 1-like, with protein sequence MRDAKGAQRRRRRRLYSLDNSRPLLRIGSTGVDWMKRNRGGFERYTKQNWRYQSRKFLLPPPRLIWLHFYFADQNRTFPPLKPIVAVAGASIFLAFCLYVGNVVVASTPLSRRQYLQRRNGLTGITMDKSVEFSYEELAIATDDFSLNNKIGQGGFGSVYHAELRGEKAAIKKMDMQASKLFLSELKVLTNVHHLNLVRLIGYCVEGSLFLVYEYIENGDLSQHLHSSRRDPLPWSTRVNIALDSARGLEYIHEYTVPVYIHRDIKSANILIDKNFRGKVADFGLTKLTEYGTASLNSSLAGTFGYMSPEYTQYGKISPKIDVYAFGVVLFELISGMEAVGLVALFKNVLSRPDPGEYLQKLVDPGLGDDYPFDSLCKLVELANACTQEDPHLRPSMRSIVVALVSLSSSTEDWDFGSFYKNSCSSPSNFWKRMLMKPHVNWRCMALKVTS encoded by the exons atgAGAGATGCCAAAGGAGCCCagcggaggaggaggaggaggctgTATTCACTGGACAACAGTCGCCCTTTGTTGCGGATTGGATCAACTGGAGTTGATTGGATGAAAAGGAACAGGGGCGGATTTGAGCGATATACAAAGCAGAATTGGCGgt ATCAAAGTAGAAAATTTCTGCTACCGCCACCACG TTTAATTTggcttcatttttattttgcagATCAAAATCGAACATTTCCACCACTAAA GCCTATAGTAGCAGTTGCTGgagcttctatttttttggcattttgtcTGTATGTGGGGAATGTTGTGGTGGCATCAACTCCCCTATCCCGACGCCAGTATCTTCAACGTAGAAATG GGCTCACAGGTATTACTATGGACAAATCTGTTGAGTTCTCATATGAAGAGCTTGCAATAGCTACTGATGACTTCAGCCTAAATAATAAGATTGGGCAAGGTGGCTTTGGATCTGTTTACCATGCAGAATTACGAGGAGAG AAAGCTGCAATTAAGAAGATGGATATGCAAGCATCTAAATTATTTCTTTCTGAACTGAAGGTTTTAACCAATGTTCATCACTTGAACCTG GTTCGCTTAATAGGATATTGCGTTGAAGGCTCCTTATTCCTAGTTTATGAGTATATAGAGAATGGCGACTTAAGTCAACATCTGCACAGCTCAC GAAGGGATCCATTGCCGTGGTCTACTAGAGTGAACATTGCATTGGATTCTGCAAGAGGACTTGAATACATCCATGAGTATACCGTTCCAGTCTACATCCACCGTGATATTAAATCAGCAAATATACTAATAGACAAGAACTTCCGGGGAAAG GTTGCAGATTTTGGGCTAACAAAATTGACTGAATATGGAACTGCTTCGCTGAACTCAAGTCTTGCGGGTACATTTGGATACATGTCTCCAGA ATATACTCAATATGGTAAGATTTCCCCAAAGATAGATGTTTATGCTTTTGGAGTTGTCCTCTTTGAACTAATATCGGGCATGGAGGCAGTGGGACTTGTTGCTTTG TTTAAAAATGTGCTTAGCCGGCCTGATCCAGGAGAATATCTTCAAAAACTTGTGGACCCTGGACTTGGTGATGATTACCCATTTGACTCTCTGTGTAAG CTGGTTGAGCTTGCCAATGCTTGTACTCAAGAGGATCCTCATCTAAGGCCAAGCATGAGGTCTATAGTGGTTGCACTAGTGTCGCTTTCATCTTCGACTGAGGATTGGGATTTTGGTTCTTTCTATAAAAATTCCTGCTCTAGTCCATCTAATTTCTGGAAGAGGATGCTCATGAAGCCTCATGTTAACTGGCGATGCATGGCTTTAAAGGTGACCTCATGA